From the Lathyrus oleraceus cultivar Zhongwan6 chromosome 3, CAAS_Psat_ZW6_1.0, whole genome shotgun sequence genome, the window CTGTTGAATTTCAACCACTTTTTCTCATTGAACACCTGCCACAATTACATCTTAGACTTTAGTTACTGATATAacgtgtgcgtgtgtgtgtgatgtatgCGATTAATTTTAGCAACAATCGTTGTCGTTTTTGCAGCTAACCTTGTAGAATGGTACAATGAAGCTAGGATCAGTCATGTTGATGAATGCATATCCAACATTGCATCTGTTCTGCAGTCAATGTTGATTCCATGTGAataattaagaaaaataaaaggaataaaaggATAAACTAAAAACTCTATGAGAAAAAACACTTACTCTAAAATCAATTGGTAGATACAAAAAATCATAAGTTCCTTTATGGTGTATATCTATTGCAGCCAACAACATCTTGGAAGTATACCTGCGTAGAAATGAGATGTTGAAAAAATGATCTAGATCATAATAAAAAAACATATCTAATGAATATATAAACTTTTTGCATTAGAGAATATGGAGAAAAAAACCGATACAGAATGGTAGTACTACTACTTACTTGTTGGGAATGTTCTTGATCATAAGCGTTGTTCGGTTATCTTCGCCCCTTTTAATGCAGTCAATATCAAGTTCATACCGTTTCAAGTCAGCCGGGTTCGACGTGCCTACATTTCTACGGCTTCGAACGCGTTTATAAGTAGTATCAACTGAATTAATCATATGGTTTCTTTCAGGAAACACCATGCTCCTCTGGTTGTGGAAGTTGAGTCCAAAATGAGGGAGCATGTTACGAGGAACAAAGTCGACACGGTGTGGTGTTATAGATTCAGCTGGATAAGGATATCTACTGTCCCAAAGAGGAGGTGATTGAACAAGATGGTTATTTGTTGGTAAAACAGCAGTTAGCATATGTGATGGTGGCATAGAAATTTGGTTCAATCTTTGTATAGTAGGTGCTGCACAAGCTCCATTGAAAAATGATGGTGAATTTTGCAACATAGGTCGAGGCAGATAGGAATTGCTCCAATTTTCATGATGGCCAGGGAGAGGGAAGCTTGAACGTCCATTACCAGAGGATTTAGAAACTGATAAAAGAGTGAAATATCTTGTTAAATACGAAAAAATGCAAAGTGTCACGATATTTCGGTTACTAATCAACTGCACCATTGACTTACCACATGCTTCAAAATCCATGAAGGGTCTATTGGAGTTTACTTGAAAAAACGGCATGTTATCGATTCTTTCCTGTGTTTTGAGGTTGACGTTTGCAGCGACCTCAAGAGGACTGTGGCGTACACCATTACGATGATGTTCTGAGAAGGAATGAGGTTGAAAAGCTAATTCAGGCTGAGTATCAAAATTCAACTGGCCTGAGGAACTTGATTCAGAAATTTCACATTGGTTTCCAACTGAATTATGTATGATTAGAGACGGTGACGTGTTCGGAACACTTGGAGAGATCCCCTGATGCAAGCCTTCTCTACCATGGGAGCCAGTTGTTGGGTTAAGAGGAGAACAGTTCTGATGTAGACAGAGGTTGCATTCTTTCTGTTCGAATTCGGGATGAATCTGTTGAATCATTAACACTTATTATAAAAGTGCTTATGTATAAGCTTTTTTCTATTCAATGTACATAAGTTATAAGTGTTTTCATATAAGATACAATCTGCTTTTATAAACTATCACAGAGAGCTATTGAAAATAAGCTAAAAACAGAATATGACATGTCGTAAGTTGTTTCCATGAGATAAAAAATGCAGCATCAAACCTTAGGAATCGAATAATGAATGTCGAATTTCCTGCAGCCGAAGCGTCGGTTCTGGAGTGCTCTCATTGCATTTTGGGCATCTCTGACATCATAATATGTTATCATAGCATTCCCTCGATGCTTGCAAGCTCTATCAAAACTGTCAATATCTCCAAATTGCttcaaaaagaagaagaaaagtaAGTTATTATCACAGTCAACAAAATCCACTTTCCGTATTTCAATATGAAGCGTCTATACCTCAAAAGGGGCTTTCAATACGGAGTTTTCAACATCAGCGTCGATATTTTTCACAAATAATCTTCTAGAAAAGTGTTCACCAGAACGATTTTCTCCCACGACTGAGTTATTATTACTATCTCCACCAACGATTTCAGACTTCTTTTCTCTGGACGACGACTTACCATCATCTTCAAGTTCAAAACCTCCACCACTATTAAAAAGCTCTAGTTCATCGACCTCATCACGCGTCCTATTCGGAATGACAAGGTCATCCCTCACTCCAGAAAGCAAATCATCCTCGTTAGGGAGTAGACTTGTAATTATTCGAGCCTCGAGTTCTTCAAGAGAGTCACGAAGCCTCTGTTCCTCGTAATGCGATGCAATTGCATCCACAGAATGTGCATGTGAAGCATTATTCGCAGATAATCGCACTGCCCAAACAGAACCACATACATTACAAACACATAGCATATTAACCAACAGTTTTTACAAGAAACTTTAGCATACAAATTTGTAAACTAGACTTACATTTTTTGCTAAACAAATCGAACCAAGAACTTGAAAAGAGAGTTGTTTCTTCCCGAGAAGAAACTATATTAACTTCGTTACAATACAAAAAAGAACAAACAAATTGGTTAGTACTTAACAATAACGAtagaaaaaaaaaacagactGACACGTTAGTACTTAATAGTACCAACTAACAAGATAATCAAAAAACGGACAGATAAACCCGTCAGTGCTTAATAGTAACGCGAGAATCAAATAGAATAGAATCCTAATACTAACCACGCCCTTCAGAAAGTTCATCCGATTTCCACAATTTTGAATCCATTGTTTCAGCAGGCATGATCACAGGGGTAGAGTAGTCAATTCAGTAATTTACCTTCACAAAGATGAAGAACACTGCAATGAACAAACATAACTTGTAAGTAAAATCTTCCAAGTTTATTACACAATTATAAAGGGTTAACTTAATAATTACCGTCTTAAAAAACACTTAATGATAAAGATTATGGAAAATAAAAAGTAATTAAACTGAGATTATATGAAATCATGCATCCTCTAATCATGCCACTAAAATGAACGTGGCAATAACACTAACTGCAAAAGCCACTAATGTTCTGAAAGA encodes:
- the LOC127128369 gene encoding protein MEI2-like 4 isoform X1, producing MPAETMDSKLWKSDELSEGRVNIVSSREETTLFSSSWFDLFSKKLRLSANNASHAHSVDAIASHYEEQRLRDSLEELEARIITSLLPNEDDLLSGVRDDLVIPNRTRDEVDELELFNSGGGFELEDDGKSSSREKKSEIVGGDSNNNSVVGENRSGEHFSRRLFVKNIDADVENSVLKAPFEQFGDIDSFDRACKHRGNAMITYYDVRDAQNAMRALQNRRFGCRKFDIHYSIPKIHPEFEQKECNLCLHQNCSPLNPTTGSHGREGLHQGISPSVPNTSPSLIIHNSVGNQCEISESSSSGQLNFDTQPELAFQPHSFSEHHRNGVRHSPLEVAANVNLKTQERIDNMPFFQVNSNRPFMDFEACVSKSSGNGRSSFPLPGHHENWSNSYLPRPMLQNSPSFFNGACAAPTIQRLNQISMPPSHMLTAVLPTNNHLVQSPPLWDSRYPYPAESITPHRVDFVPRNMLPHFGLNFHNQRSMVFPERNHMINSVDTTYKRVRSRRNVGTSNPADLKRYELDIDCIKRGEDNRTTLMIKNIPNKYTSKMLLAAIDIHHKGTYDFLYLPIDFRNRCNVGYAFINMTDPSFIVPFYKVFNEKKWLKFNSEKVASLAYARIQGRAALIAHFQNSSLMNEDKRCRPILFNTDGPNAGDQVPFPIGINVGNKNGKDRSNIHEDNTANLGNLQPSSDKDSISKESD
- the LOC127128369 gene encoding protein MEI2-like 4 isoform X2, translating into MPAETMDSKLWKSDELSEGRVNIVSSREETTLFSSSWFDLFSKKLRLSANNASHAHSVDAIASHYEEQRLRDSLEELEARIITSLLPNEDDLLSGVRDDLVIPNRTRDEVDELELFNSGGGFELEDDGKSSSREKKSEIVGGDSNNNSVVGENRSGEHFSRRLFVKNIDADVENSVLKAPFEQFGDIDSFDRACKHRGNAMITYYDVRDAQNAMRALQNRRFGCRKFDIHYSIPKIHPEFEQKECNLCLHQNCSPLNPTTGSHGREGLHQGISPSVPNTSPSLIIHNSVGNQCEISESSSSGQLNFDTQPELAFQPHSFSEHHRNGVRHSPLEVAANVNLKTQERIDNMPFFQVNSNRPFMDFEACVSKSSGNGRSSFPLPGHHENWSNSYLPRPMLQNSPSFFNGACAAPTIQRLNQISMPPSHMLTAVLPTNNHLVQSPPLWDSRYPYPAESITPHRVDFVPRNMLPHFGLNFHNQRSMVFPERNHMINSVDTTYKRVRSRRNVGTSNPADLKRYELDIDCIKRGEDNRTTLMIKNIPNKYTSKMLLAAIDIHHKGTYDFLYLPIDFRMQCWICIHQHD